In one Phalacrocorax carbo unplaced genomic scaffold, bPhaCar2.1 SCAFFOLD_444, whole genome shotgun sequence genomic region, the following are encoded:
- the LOC135311353 gene encoding amino acid transporter heavy chain SLC3A2-like, with the protein MPWDVIDSIREGDNSTEARLLELCRSLGALRARELSLAVGEAEAVDAGPVAAAFLRSWDQSERFLVVLNPGGQPLPHVALQDPSLPPQATLRLSTHRPLPEDPQVSLADLDLLPYEGLLLSFPYAP; encoded by the exons aTGCCCTGGGACGTCATCGACAGCATCCGCGAGGGCGACAACAGCACCGAG GCCCGcctgctggagctgtgccgcaGCCTGGGCGCGCTGCGGGCGCGGGAGCTGTCGCTGGCGGTGGGGGAGGCCGAGGCCGTGGACGCGGGGCCGGTGGCCGCCGCCTTCCTGCGGAGCTGGGACCAGAGCGAGCGCTTCCTCGTCGTCCTGAACCCCGGGGGGCAGCCCCTCCCCCACGTGGCCCTGCAggacccctccctccccccccaggcCACGCTGCGCCTCAGCACCCACCGCCCCCTCCCCGAGGATCCCCAGGTCAGCCTGGCGGACCTCGACCTCCTGCCCTACGAGGGGCTGCTCCTCAGCTTCCCCTACGCCCCATAG